The following coding sequences lie in one Frondihabitans peucedani genomic window:
- a CDS encoding DUF3060 domain-containing protein, with translation MRTTLFLVPAVALAAGLALTGCSSSSSTAGSTPSASSSTAASPKCVDGAMTVTGTAHSKINITTECDTVTVTATGAIISLPDTKTVDITGSKNTVTIDSATAITATGSDNVVFYGAAAKPKVTDSGSGNTIGQR, from the coding sequence GTGCGCACCACCCTGTTCCTCGTCCCCGCCGTCGCTCTCGCCGCCGGCCTCGCTCTCACCGGCTGCAGCAGCAGCAGCTCCACCGCCGGCTCCACCCCGTCGGCCTCGTCCAGCACCGCGGCCTCGCCGAAGTGCGTCGACGGCGCGATGACCGTCACCGGCACCGCCCACTCCAAGATCAACATCACGACGGAGTGCGACACCGTCACCGTCACGGCCACCGGCGCGATCATCAGCCTGCCCGACACGAAGACCGTCGACATCACCGGCAGCAAGAACACCGTCACGATCGACTCGGCCACGGCGATCACCGCCACCGGCTCCGACAACGTCGTGTTCTACGGCGCCGCCGCGAAGCCGAAGGTCACCGACTCCGGCTCCGGCAACACCATCGGCCAGCGCTGA
- a CDS encoding DUF3105 domain-containing protein translates to MVSKAEQAARRRAKVEEFQRQQAATERRRLLLILGGAVVTVAIVVVIFVSTISGNDAAGTKGGAATSDQIVPAAVSGSSTTQKKTDRATDDSGIDGVLAWDTTGWPGDGQDHAGALEHSHVAGPVSYDILPPVGGPHDAVWMNAGVYTKPVPTERAVHNLEHGAVWITYDPDLPKATVAKLTAFVTKQSMIDEAEQGVTGQANRYVDLSPWAEDDLPSKIVISAWGHQLRVDSATDPRLQRFVDTFRHSQKYTPEYGAAVDGIPIQTGGRPATDGSRKPNPAGSAQ, encoded by the coding sequence GTGGTCTCAAAAGCAGAGCAGGCAGCCAGGCGCCGCGCGAAGGTCGAGGAGTTCCAGAGGCAGCAGGCGGCGACCGAGCGCCGACGCCTCCTCCTGATCCTGGGCGGTGCCGTCGTCACGGTCGCGATCGTCGTCGTGATCTTCGTCAGCACGATCTCGGGCAATGATGCCGCCGGCACGAAGGGCGGCGCGGCTACGAGCGACCAGATCGTCCCCGCCGCGGTCAGTGGATCGAGCACGACGCAGAAGAAGACCGACCGCGCGACCGACGACTCGGGCATCGACGGCGTCCTCGCCTGGGACACCACCGGCTGGCCGGGCGACGGGCAGGATCACGCCGGCGCTCTCGAGCACTCGCACGTCGCCGGGCCGGTGAGCTACGACATCCTGCCGCCCGTCGGCGGTCCGCACGATGCCGTCTGGATGAACGCGGGCGTCTACACGAAGCCGGTCCCCACCGAGCGCGCCGTCCACAACCTGGAGCACGGCGCCGTCTGGATCACCTACGACCCCGACCTGCCGAAGGCCACGGTCGCGAAGCTGACCGCGTTCGTCACCAAGCAGTCGATGATCGACGAGGCCGAGCAGGGCGTCACCGGGCAGGCGAACCGCTACGTCGACCTGAGCCCGTGGGCCGAGGACGATCTCCCGTCGAAGATCGTCATCAGCGCGTGGGGGCACCAGCTCCGCGTCGACAGCGCCACCGACCCGCGGCTCCAGAGGTTCGTCGACACGTTCCGGCACAGCCAGAAGTACACGCCGGAGTACGGCGCGGCCGTCGACGGCATCCCGATCCAGACCGGCGGCCGCCCGGCCACCGACGGCAGCCGCAAGCCGAACCCGGCGGGCTCCGCGCAGTAG